From the Conger conger chromosome 14, fConCon1.1, whole genome shotgun sequence genome, one window contains:
- the LOC133109619 gene encoding zinc finger protein Eos-like: MDADDCNGRSYVSGSGDSSMEREFTGGLGGPSVSTPNSRHTSPSRSLSANSIKVELYSDEEPGHGAGPEERDEGWKDERGDRAEEGSPELGGGGGGYGELASPEPLSPGGVRLPNGKLKCDVCGMICIGPNVLMVHKRSHTGERPFQCNQCGASFTQKGNLLRHIKLHSGEKPFKCPFCNYACRRRDALTGHLRTHSVSSPTVGKPYKCSYCGRSYKQQSTLEEHRERCHSYLQSLDSQPTHSTHMQGEDLRDVDFIPDSVLQPSSDKMTFIDRLANSITKRKRSTPQKFVGEKHMRLSLINAPYELSPGFDKEGDVIGPQHGAANLPSFSAVSGPYLGAPGGGGAPDPVRPLRLPPPHPACLSELTPVISSVYTQLGPPGPRMDCTGAGGGGAALSLGGREAGEGHEDLPPGRSHVPSPSNGCQDSTDTESVAEEQYPPAPPPPAVNSNHHAPPAPPRARDRHSPGHAKERDAEREEGGPSLPPHAPPPRPAPASPAPRDSLRDALRVVDGEGRPVRSFRCEHCRVLFLDHVMFTIHMGCHGFRQPLECNICGHRSQDRYEFSSHIVRGEHKVG; encoded by the exons ATGGATGCTGACGACTGCAATGGCCGTTCCTATGTGTCAG gcAGTGGAGACTCATCGATGGAGAGGGAGTTCACCGGAGGCTTGGGGGGCCCCAGCGTGAGCACTCCTAACAGCCGGCACACCTCGCCCAGCCGATCCCTCAGTg CCAACTCCATCAAGGTGGAGCTGTACAGCGACGAGGAGCCGGGCCACGGGGCGGGCCCGGAGGAGAGGGACGAGGGGTGGAAGGACGAGAGGGGGGACAGGGCGGAGGAGGGCAGCCCCgagctggggggcgggggcgggggctaCGGGGAGCTGGCCAGCCCCGAGCCCCTCTCGCCGGGGGGCGTCCGCCTGCCCAACGGGAAGCTGAAGTGCGACGTGTGCGGCATGATCTGCATCGGGCCCAACGTGCTGATGGTGCACAAGCGCAGCCACACAG gggagaggccgtTCCAGTGTAACCAGTGCGGAGCCTCCTTCACCCAGAAGGGCAACCTGTTGCGTCACATTAAACTGCACTCTGGGGAGAAGCCCTTCAAGTGCCCCTTCTGTAACTACGCCTGCCGACGGCGGGACGCCCTGACCGGACACCTCCGCACTCACTCTG tgtcctCCCCCACCGTGGGGAAGCCGTATAAATGCAGTTACTGCGGCCGCAGCTACAAGCAGCAGAGCACACTGGAGGAGCACAGAGAGCGCTGCCACAGCTACCTGCAGAGCCTGGATTCccagcccacacacagcacccacatGCAGG GTGAGGACCTGCGGGATGTGGACTTCATACCCGACTCCGTTCTCCAGCCTTCCTCCGACAAGATGACCTTCATCGACCGGCTGGCCAACAGCATCACCAAGCGCAAGAGGTCCACGCCCCAGAAATTTGTAG gagagaagcaCATGCGGCTAAGCCTCATCAACGCACCTTATGAACTCAGCCCCGGCTTCGACAAGGAGGGAGACGTGATTGGTCCGCAGCATGGGGCGGCCAACCTGCCCAGCTTCTCAGCCGTCAGCGGGCCATACCTGGGAGCgccaggaggaggtggggcCCCGGACCCCGTCCGGCCCCTGCGGCTCCCCCCGCCCCATCCCGCCTGCCTGTCCGAGCTGACCCCCGTCATCAGCTCCGTCTACACCCAGCTGGGGCCCCCGGGGCCGCGCATGGACTGCAcgggggccgggggagggggcgcGGCCCTCAGTCTGGGCGGGCGGGAGGCGGGGGAGGGCCACGAGGACCTCCCGCCCGGCCGCAGCCACGTCCCCTCCCCCAGCAACGGCTGCCAGGACTCCACGGACACGGAGAGCGTGGCGGAGGAGCAGtacccccccgctcccccgccGCCCGCCGTCAACTCCAACCACCacgcccccccggccccgccccgcgcCCGAGACAGGCACAGCCCCGGTCACGCCAAAGAGAGGGACGCGGAGCGGGAGGAGGGCGGGCCGTCGCTCCCGCCCCACGCCCCGCCCCCCAGGCCTGCGCCCGCCTCCCCCGCCCCGCGGGACTCTCTGCGGGACGCTCTGCGGGTGGTGGACGGCGAGGGCCGGCCCGTGCGCTCGTTCCGCTGCGAGCACTGCCGCGTGCTCTTCCTGGACCACGTCATGTTCACCATCCACATGGGCTGCCACGGCTTCCGCCAGCCCCTGGAGTGCAACATCTGCGGCCACCGCAGCCAGGACCGCTACGAGTTCTCCTCCCACATCGTCCGCGGCGAGCACAAGGTGGGCTGA